One segment of Ipomoea triloba cultivar NCNSP0323 chromosome 12, ASM357664v1 DNA contains the following:
- the LOC115997876 gene encoding monothiol glutaredoxin-S7, chloroplastic, translating into MSSTVALQSQIAFTTAPLFVRAPTSTATPNVNVSLVHAPTPYCRALRCSTNRNTAIVGRNRSGRTGSRSFRCLCALSPELKTTLDKVVTSQKVVLFMKGTKEFPQCGFSNTVVQILKSLNMPFETINILENEVLRQGLKEYSSWPTFPQLYIDGEFFGGCDITVEAYKSGELQEVLEKTMCS; encoded by the exons ATGTCTTCTACGGTGGCGCTACAATCGCAGATAGCTTTCACGACTGCGCCCCTCTTCGTAAGAGCGCCCACCAGCACTGCTACGCCTAATGTCAATGTTTCTCTGGTGCACGCTCCGACTCCTTATTGTCGTGCACTTCGCTGCTCCACAAATCGAAATACCGCTATCGTCGGCAGAAACCGTTCTGGAAGAACCGGATCTCGATCCTTTCGATGCTTATGCG CTCTAAGTCCTGAGTTGAAGACTACTTTGGATAAAGTTGTTACATCACAAAAAGTTGTGTTGTTCATGAAGGGAACCAAGGAATTTCCACAATGTGGATTCTCCAACACGGTGGTGCAGATACTAAAGTCCTTGAACATGCCTTTTGAGACAATAAATATCCTTGAAAATGAAGTGCTGCGACAAGGATTGAAGGAGTATTCCAGTTGGCCAACCTTTCCTCAGCTCTACATTGATGGGGAATTTTTTGGTGGTTGTGACATCACAGTAG AGGCATACAAGAGCGGAGAGCTGCAAGAAGTGCTTGAAAAGACAATGTGCTCTTGA
- the LOC115999632 gene encoding probable magnesium transporter NIPA8 isoform X1: MGEWVIGAIINLFGSIAINFGTNLLKLGHDEKEKYSMLDTEGTNGKAAMKPIIYSQTWRIGIIFFAVGNCLNFISFGYAAQSLLAALGSVQFVSNIAFAYFVLNKTVTVKVMVATTFIVLGNIFLVAFGNHQSPVYTPEQLAEKYSNITFLLYCLILVLTVALLHSIYRRGEQLLSVPGNDLKPYWQMLLPFSYAIVSGAVGSCSVLFAKSLSNLLRLYISSGYPLHSWLTYSMLLLFLSTAGFWMARLNEGLSLFDAILIVPMFQIAWTFFSICTGFVYFQEYQVFDALRTTMFVLGMVSVFIGISLLAPDDSKGGEVKERPLVSDSSLSNDVGRLVMSSEDSQIKDMRSFKQVMLTRSASLIIKAKAACSLSLGLGDNSLHASSVLVMPMVSSKMNGFRGSGLDRAKLFSVRGQGWSKISVDEDGERILEATAMLPQSVGGSSSMVT, encoded by the exons ACCAACCTTCTAAAACTGGGTCATGATGAG aaGGAAAAGTATTCCATGCTGGACACGGAGGGAACAAATGGGAAGGCTGCAATGAAGCCCATAATATATTCCCAAACATGGAGAATTG gaattattttttttgctgTTGGGAACTGtctaaatttcatttcatttggaTACGCTGCTCAG tCACTACTTGCAGCTCTGGGATCTGTACAATTTGTTTCTAACATTGCTTTTGCCTACTTTGTATTGAACAAAACTGTGACAGTCAA AGTAATGGTAGCAACGACTTTTATTGTTCTTGGAAACatctttcttgttgcttttggCAACCACCAGTCACCTG tTTATACACCAGAACAGTTAGCAGAGAAGTACAGCAATATTACATTTCTTCTATATTGCCTGATTTTGGTCCTAACCGTTGCTTTGCTTCACTCAATATACAG GAGAGGGGAACAGCTGCTCAGTGTCCCTGGAAATGACCTCAAGCCCTATTGGCAGATGCTGCTTCCATTTTCATATGCAATTGTTTCAGGTGCTGTTGGGTCATGCTCAGTGTTGTTTGCAAAATCTCT gtcaaacctgctaagattgTACATTTCCAGTGGTTATCCACTGCATAGCTGGTTAACATACTCCATGCTTCTGCTATTTCTTAGTACAGCTGGATTTTGG ATGGCTAGGTTGAATGAAGGACTTTCACTGTTCGATGCAATTCTTATTGTGCCCATGTTTCAGATTGCTTGGACCTTCTTTTCTATTTGTACAGGATTTGTGTATTTCCAGGAATATCAG GTATTTGATGCTTTACGAACAACAATGTTTGTGCTTGGAATGGTTTCTGTATTCATAGGCATATCTTTGCTGGCACCAGATGATTCCAAAG GAGGTGAAGTCAAGGAGAGACCTCTAGTTTCTGATTCAAGTCTGTCAAATGATGTGGGAAG GCTGGTTATGTCATCTGAAGATTCTCAAATTAAAGACATGAGATCATTTAAACAAGTAATGCTGACGAGATCTGCAAGTTTGATTATCAAGGCAAAG GCTGCATGTTCACTATCATTAGGTTTGGGGGATAATTCACTTCACGCATCCTCAGTTTTGGTGATGCCTATGGTGTCATCCAAAATGAATGGCTTCCGAGGAAGTGGGCTTGACCGGGCCAAATTATTTTCTGTTAGAGGCCAAGGTTGGAGCAAAATTTCTGTGGATGAGGATGGTGAGAGAATTTTGGAGGCAACTGCAATGCTTCCCCAGAGTGTTGGGGGTAGCAGTAGTATGGTTACATGA
- the LOC115999632 gene encoding probable magnesium transporter NIPA8 isoform X2 has product MGEWVIGAIINLFGSIAINFGTNLLKLGHDEKEKYSMLDTEGTNGKAAMKPIIYSQTWRIGIIFFAVGNCLNFISFGYAAQSLLAALGSVQFVSNIAFAYFVLNKTVTVKVMVATTFIVLGNIFLVAFGNHQSPVYTPEQLAEKYSNITFLLYCLILVLTVALLHSIYRRGEQLLSVPGNDLKPYWQMLLPFSYAIVSGAVGSCSVLFAKSLSNLLRLYISSGYPLHSWLTYSMLLLFLSTAGFWMARLNEGLSLFDAILIVPMFQIAWTFFSICTGFVYFQEYQVFDALRTTMFVLGMVSVFIGISLLAPDDSKGGEVKERPLVSDSSLSNDVGRLVMSSEDSQIKDMRSFKQVMLTRSASLIIKAACSLSLGLGDNSLHASSVLVMPMVSSKMNGFRGSGLDRAKLFSVRGQGWSKISVDEDGERILEATAMLPQSVGGSSSMVT; this is encoded by the exons ACCAACCTTCTAAAACTGGGTCATGATGAG aaGGAAAAGTATTCCATGCTGGACACGGAGGGAACAAATGGGAAGGCTGCAATGAAGCCCATAATATATTCCCAAACATGGAGAATTG gaattattttttttgctgTTGGGAACTGtctaaatttcatttcatttggaTACGCTGCTCAG tCACTACTTGCAGCTCTGGGATCTGTACAATTTGTTTCTAACATTGCTTTTGCCTACTTTGTATTGAACAAAACTGTGACAGTCAA AGTAATGGTAGCAACGACTTTTATTGTTCTTGGAAACatctttcttgttgcttttggCAACCACCAGTCACCTG tTTATACACCAGAACAGTTAGCAGAGAAGTACAGCAATATTACATTTCTTCTATATTGCCTGATTTTGGTCCTAACCGTTGCTTTGCTTCACTCAATATACAG GAGAGGGGAACAGCTGCTCAGTGTCCCTGGAAATGACCTCAAGCCCTATTGGCAGATGCTGCTTCCATTTTCATATGCAATTGTTTCAGGTGCTGTTGGGTCATGCTCAGTGTTGTTTGCAAAATCTCT gtcaaacctgctaagattgTACATTTCCAGTGGTTATCCACTGCATAGCTGGTTAACATACTCCATGCTTCTGCTATTTCTTAGTACAGCTGGATTTTGG ATGGCTAGGTTGAATGAAGGACTTTCACTGTTCGATGCAATTCTTATTGTGCCCATGTTTCAGATTGCTTGGACCTTCTTTTCTATTTGTACAGGATTTGTGTATTTCCAGGAATATCAG GTATTTGATGCTTTACGAACAACAATGTTTGTGCTTGGAATGGTTTCTGTATTCATAGGCATATCTTTGCTGGCACCAGATGATTCCAAAG GAGGTGAAGTCAAGGAGAGACCTCTAGTTTCTGATTCAAGTCTGTCAAATGATGTGGGAAG GCTGGTTATGTCATCTGAAGATTCTCAAATTAAAGACATGAGATCATTTAAACAAGTAATGCTGACGAGATCTGCAAGTTTGATTATCAAG GCTGCATGTTCACTATCATTAGGTTTGGGGGATAATTCACTTCACGCATCCTCAGTTTTGGTGATGCCTATGGTGTCATCCAAAATGAATGGCTTCCGAGGAAGTGGGCTTGACCGGGCCAAATTATTTTCTGTTAGAGGCCAAGGTTGGAGCAAAATTTCTGTGGATGAGGATGGTGAGAGAATTTTGGAGGCAACTGCAATGCTTCCCCAGAGTGTTGGGGGTAGCAGTAGTATGGTTACATGA